GCCACGCGGCCCGCGAAGGAGACGTGGCCCGGGGCCACCGCGCGGACCGGGGAGCCGGCCGGGGCGGACAGGTCGACGCCCCGGTGCCCCCGGGCGTAGGGGGTCGGCGGGGGTTCCCAGAGGCGGGCGACCAGGGGGCGGAGGCCCACCGGCCAGGTGCGGGCCAGGGCCGGGACGCGCTCGTCGGGGCCCGGTGGTCCCGGCGCTGCGCGTGGGCCCGGTGCCGCGCGCGGTGCCGGTGCCCAGGCCGTGACCAGGAGGGCCGTCGTCAGGCACGGGAGCAGGGACAGCCACGCGGCGGCACGTCGGCGTGCGGTCGTCGGCCGGAGAGGCGTCGCCCGGGGCGGCCGGTGAGTCGTCTTGTGAGGCATCTCGTGGGACATGGGCGAAGCGTCCCGCACGTGGCGCGGTCATGGCCGGGAACTGTGGAGTACTCGTCGGTTGTGGATATCGGCGTCACCCGGGGCCTCCCGGGTCCCGTACACTTCTGGTGGCGATCCGGGTCACCGGGTCGACTTCGCACGCCCCGGTACGAGGCCTTTCCAGGCCTGTATCAGCGCCCCTCGGTCCTTAGTGGCAACGGCGCATCGCGGGCGTCAGGCGCGGGAGCCGTCCGGTTCTCGCGGCACAACCGAGAAATTCAAGGAGAACGGCCATGGCCGTCGTCACGATGCGGGAGCTGCTGGAAAGCGGCGTCCACTTCGGTCACCAGACCCGTCGTTGGAACCCGAAGATGAAGCGCTTCATCTTCACGGAGCGCAACGGCATCTACATCATCGACCTGCTCCAGTCGCTGTCGTACATCGACCGCGCCTACGAGTTCGTCAAGGAGACCGTCGCCCACGGCGGCACGGTCATGTTCGTCGGCACGAAGAAGCAGGCGCAGGAGGCGATCGCCGAGCAGGCGACCCGCGTCGGCATGCCCTACGTCAACCAGCGCTGGCTGGGCGGCATGCTCACCAACTTCTCGACCGTCTACAAGCGTCTGCAGCGCCTCAAGGAGCTCGAGCAGATCGACTTCGAGGACGTCGCCGCGTCGGGTCTGACCAAGAAGGAGCTTCTCGTGCTCTCGCGCGAGAAGGCCAAGCTGGAGAAGACCCTCGGCGGTATCCGCGAGATGCAGAAGGTGCCCAGCGCCGTCTGGATCGTGGACACCAAGAAGGAGCACATCGCGGTCGGCGAGGCCCGGAAGCTCAACATCCCGGTCGTCGCCATCCTCGACACCAACTGCGACCCCGACGAGGTCGACTACAAGATCCCCGGCAACGACGACGCGATCCGCTCCGTCACGCTGCTCACCCGTGTGATCGCGGACGCGGTCGCCGAGGGCCTCATCTCCCGCTCGCGTGTCGCGACCGAGGGCAAGGGCGACAAGGCCGCCGGCGAGCCGCTGGCCGCCTGGGAGCGCGACCTGCTCGAGGGCGAGAAGAAGGCGGACGAGGCTCCGGCCGCCGCTGAGGCTCCGGCTGCCGCCGAGGCCCCCGCTGAGGCTCCGGCCGAGGCCGCTGCCGAGGCTCCCGCCGCCGAGGCTCCGGCTGAGGCCCCCGCCGCGGACGCCGAGCAGGCCTGACCTTCACGGTCGTAGGGCTGTCGACATGACGGCGGGTGGCGCCGAGCGCGCCACCCGCCGTTCACCCACAGCCCGTAGATCTTTCGGCGGGCGCCCGCCCTACGAGCGGCGGCGGACGCCGACTTCGAGACTTCGAACTCCGAGAAGAGATTCACAGATCATGGCGAACTACACCGCCGCGGACGTCAAGAAGCTCCGTGAGCTCACCGGCGCCGGCATGATGGACTGCAAGAAGGCCCTGGACGAGGCCGACGGCAGCGTGGACAAGGCCGTCGAGGCCCTGCGCATCAAGGGCCAGAAGGGCGTCGCCAAGCGCGAGGGCCGCTCCGCCGAGAACGGCGCCGTGGTCTCCCTCATCGCCGACGACAACACCTCCGGTGTCCTGGTCGAGCTGAAGTGCGAGACGGACTTCGTCGCCAAGGGCGAGAAGTTCCAGGCCGCGGCCAACGCGATCGCCGAGCACGTCGCCAAGACCTCCCCGGCCGACCTGGAGGCCCTGCTCGCCTCCGAGATCGAGGCCGGCAAGACCGTCCAGGCGTACGTCGACGAGGCCAACGCCAACCTCGGCGAGAAGATCGTCCTCGACCGCTTCGCGCAGTACGCGGACGGCTTCGTCTTCTCCTACATGCACCGCACCATGCCCGACCTGCCCCCGCAGATCGGTGTCCTGGTCGAGCTGGACAAGGCCGACGCCGACGTGGCCAAGGGCATCGCCCAGCACATCGCCGCCTTCGCGCCGAAGTACCTGGCCAAGGAGGACGTGCCGGCCGAGGTCGTCGAGTCCGAGCGCCGCGTCGCCGAGGAGACCACCCGCGCCGAGGGCAAGCCCGAGGCCGCCCTGCCGAAGATCGTCGAGGGTCGCCTCAACGGCTTCTTCAAGGACGCCACGCTGCTCGGCCAGCCGTACGCGCTGGACAACAAGAAGTCCGTCCAGAAGGTCCTGGACGAGGCCGGTGTCACCCTGAAGCGCTTCACGCGCATCAAGGTCGGCATCTGAGTCCGTTACGCGACGGGCGCCCGGCCCCGATAGGGTCGGGTGCAGTCGTTCGCGTACGCCGCCACGCGCGCGCGTGACGCGCGACGGACGACAGCAGATCTGACGAGGAGGCCATTGCCGCGCATGGGATGCGAACACCACCCCACCGGCAGTGGCCTTCTTCGTATGTGCGACACGTAAAGAGGCGAAATCTTCATGACCACCAAGCCCGAGAAGAGCGACGCGAGCAAAGCGGAACGCGGCCGGTTCATGCTGAAGCTGTCCGGAGAGGCGTTCTCCGGGGGCGGTGGCCTCGGCGTCGACCCCGACGTGGTGCACGCCATCGCCCGGGAGATCGCGGCCGTCGTACGCGACGGCGCCCAGATCGCGGTCGTCATCGGCGGCGGCAACTTCTTCCGCGGCGCCGAACTCCAGCAGCGCGGCATGGACCGGGCCCGCTCCGACTACATGGGCATGCTCGGCACGGTCATGAACTGCCTCGCCCTCCAGGACTTCCTGGAGAAGGAGGGCATCGACAGCCGCGTCCAGACCGCCATCACCATGGGCCAGGTCGCCGAGCCGTACATCCCGCTGCGCGCCGTGCGCCACCTGGAGAAGGGCCGAGTGGTCATCTTCGGCGCCGGTATGGGCATGCCGTACTTCTCCACCGACACCACCGCCGCCCAGCGCGCCCTGGAGATCGACGCCGAGGCGCTGCTGATGGGCAAGAACGGCGTGGACGGGGTCTACGACTCCGACCCCAAGACCAACCCGGACGCGGTCCGTTTCGACTCCCTCGGCTACGGCGAGGTCATCACCCGCGAACTGAAGGTCGCCGACGCCACCGCGATCACGCTCTGCCGTGACAACAAGCTCCCGATCCTCGTGTTCGAGCTTCTCAAGGAGGGCAATATCGCGCGGGCCGTCAAGGGTGAGAAGATCGGCACTCTCGTGGGTGATCAGGGAAGCCGGGCCTGACCGGGTCCTTCCCCTGCCCGGGGGACGGAGCCTGACCGAGGGATGGACAATGTCCTACCGGTCGGGAACCGTGCAGGAACAAGACGCGACGCAGCCGGCCGCCGACCAGACCAAGTACAGCTGCCGGGCCCACTCAAGACACGCAGGAGCAAGTGGTGATCGAAGAGACCCTCCTCGAGGCCGAGGAGAAGATGGAGAAGGCCGTCGTGGTCGCCAAGGACGACTTCGCCGCGATCCGCACCGGTCGTGCGCACCCGGCGATGTTCAACAAGATCGTGGCCGACTACTACGGCGCGCTGACGCCGATCAACCAGCTGGCCTCGTTCTCGGTGCCGGAGCCGCGCATGGCCGTGGTGACCCCGTTCGACAAGACCGCCCTGCGCAACATCGAGCAGGCGATCCGTGACTCGGACCTCGGCGTCAACCCGAGCAACGACGGCAACATCATCCGAGTGGTGTTCCCCGAGCTGACCGAGGAGCGTCGCCGCGACTACATCAAGGTCGCCAAGAGCAAGGCGGAGGACTCCAAGGTGTCCATCCGCTCGGTCCGTCGCAAGGCCAAGGACGCGATCGACAAGCTCGTCAAGGACGGCGAGGTCGGCGAGGACGAGGGCCGCCGTGCGGAGAAGGAGCTCGACGACACCACCGCGAAGTACGTCGCACAGGTGGACGAGCTGCTCAAGCACAAGGAAGCGGAGCTCCTCGAGGTCTGATGAACGACTCTTCCTGGGGGGCGCCGTCACAAGCCGGGTACTGGGCGCCGACCGACCGGGGACCTGTCCAGGGGCATGCCCCGGCGGGTCCCACGTACGATGCGCCTGAGGCCCAGCAGACTCGCCCCATGCCCATCGTGCCCGACGTACCCGCGCATGGCGGGAACCAGGACGACGACCGGGGGGCCGCTCGGCAGGCCGGTCCCCTGTTCCGCGACGAGACGCCGTCGGCGCACCCCTACGGGGAGGCGCCGCAGAAGCCGGAGCCCATGCCCGACGCCCCGCAGCCCGCCCCGCAGAAGAAGAGCGCGGGCCGTGACCTGGGCTCCGCCATAGGGGTGGGCCTCGCGCTCGGCGCGGTCATCATCGCGTCGCTGTTCATCGTCAAGGCGGCCTTCGTCGGCGTGATAGCGGTGGCCGTGGTGGTGGGGCTGTGGGAGCTCACCTCACGTCTGCAGGAACGCAAGGGCATCAAGGCGCCCCTCGTACCGCTCGCGGTCGGCGGGGCCGCCATGGTCGTCGCCGGGTACGTCCGCGGACCCGAGGGCGCCTGGGTGGCCATGGCGCTCACCGCGCTCGCCGTCCTGGTCTGGCGGATGACGGAACCGCCGGAGAACTACCTCAAGGACGTCACGGCGGGGGTCTTCGCGGCCTTCTACGTGCCGTTCCTGGCCACGTTCGTCGCGCTCATGCTGACCGCCGACGACGGGGCGCAGCGGGTCATGGTGTTCCTGCTGCTGACCGTGGTCAGCGACACGGGCGCGTACGCGGTGGGCTGGCGGTTCGGCACGCACAAGCTCGCGCCGCGCATCAGCCCCGGCAAGACCCGCGAGGGGCTGCTCGGCGCGATCGCCTTCGCCATGGTGGCGGGCGCGCTGCTCATGGAGTTCGTCATCGACGACGGTGCCTGGTGGCAGGGTCTGCTGCTCGGTCTCGCCGTCGCGGCCAGCGCCACGCTGGGCGACCTCGGCGAGTCCATGATCAAGCGGGACCTCGGCATCAAGGACATGGGCACGCTCCTGCCGGGCCACGGCGGCATCATGGACCGCCTGGACTCCCTCCTGCCGACCGCTCCGGTGGTTTGGCTCCTGCTGGTGCTGTTCGTGGGCTCCGGCTGACGGTCGGAGCCGTCGCTCGTGCCTGAGGGCCCTCGTCCTGGTTCGCCGGGGCGGGGGCCCCTGCCATGGCCGCAGGTACACCTCAAACGATCTGCGACACTGGTACGGCTATGCCTAAGCCCGGAGAACTCACATTCGTCGCCCCCCGCGGAGCCAAGAAGCCGCCGCGGCATCTTGCTGATCTTTCGCCTGTGGAGCGGAAGGAGGCTGTTGCCGCGATCGGGGAGAAGCCCTTTCGTGCCAAGCAGCTGTCGCAGCACTACTTCGCGCGGTACGCGCACGACCCGGAGCAGTGGACCGACATCCCCGCGGGTGCGCGTACGAAGCTTCAGGAGGCGCTGCTTCCGGAGCTGATGACCGTCGTACGGCATCTGTCGACCGACCAGGAGACCACGCGGAAGACGCTGTGGCGGCTGTTCGACGGGACGCTCGTCGAGTCGGTGCTGATGCGGTACCCGGACCGGGTGACCATGTGCATCAGTTCGCAGGCCGGGTGCGGGATGAACTGCCCGTTCTGTGCGACCGGGCAGGCCGGGCTGGACCGGAATCTGTCCACCGCCGAGATCGTCCACCAGATCGTCGACGGGATGCGGGCGCTCCGGGACGGGGAGATTCCCGGGGGCCCCGCGCGGCTGTCCAACATCGTCTTCATGGGGATGGGCGAGCCGCTCGCCAACTACAACCGCGTCGTCGGGGCGATCAGGCGGCTGACCGACCCCGAGCCGGACGGGCTGGGGCTGTCGCAGCGCGGGATCACCGTGTCCACGGTCGGGCTGGTGCCCGCCATCCACCGGTTCTCCGACGAGGGCTTCAAGTGCCGGCTCGCGATCTCCCTGCACGCGCCGGACGACGAGCTGCGCGACACCCTCGTGCCCGTCAACACGCGCTGGAAGGTGCGGGAGGTCCTCGACGCCGGGTGGGAGTACGCGGCGAAGTCCGGGCGGCGGCTGTCCATCGAGTACGCGCTGATCCGGGACATCAACGACCAGGCGTGGCGCGGTGACCGGCTGGGCCGGCTGCTCAGGGGCAAGCCCGTGCATGTGAACCTGATCCCGCTGAACCCGACTCCGGGGTCGAAGTGGACCGCCTCCCGGCCCGAGGACGAGAAGGCGTTCGTCGAGGCCATCGCCGCGCACGGGGTGCCGGTGACGGTCCGGGACACCCGGGGGCAGGAGATCGACGGGGCGTGCGGTCAGCTCGCGGCGACCGAGAGATAGCGACAGACAGACCGAGAGGTAGTCTGAGACCCGTAGCACCCGTACGTACATATTCATATTCCGACAGGGGAGCGCCACAGCGCTGAGAGTGCGGCAACCAGGCCGCAGACCCTCTGAACCTCGCCCAGGTCATTCTGGGTAGGAAGTTCGGTCTTCACTCGAGCTGTTGCGCCCTGCCCGGGAGCCTTCGGACGGTCCGACGTCCGACGGTCCCGGGCAGGGCCGCGTCTCTTCCTGGTCACCTCCAGGAGGAATGAATCCAGTGGGCAACACCATCACCAGAAGAGCGACGGTTCTCGCCGTCGGCCTCGGGCTCGTCACGCTGTCGGCGTGTGGCTCGTCGGCCTCCGACGACAGCGGGTCGGCCGGTGGCTCCAAGACCGTCACCCTCGTCAGCCACGGCTCCTTCGCCTACTCCAAGGACGTGCTGAAGGCGTTCGAGAAGGAGTCCGGCTACAAGGTCAAGGTCCTCAAGAGCGGGGACGCGGGGCAGGCCGTCAACCAGGCGATCCTGACCAAGGACAACCCGCAGGGCGACGTCTTCTTCGGCGTCGACAACACGCTGCTGTCCCGGGCGCTCGACAACGGCCTCTTCCAGCCGTACGAGGCGAAGGGGCTCGACAAGGTCGGCGCGCAGTACCAGCTGGACAAGGACGAGCACCGGGTCACGCCCATCGACTCCGGTGACATCTGCGTCAACTAC
The sequence above is drawn from the Streptomyces griseiscabiei genome and encodes:
- a CDS encoding phosphatidate cytidylyltransferase, whose amino-acid sequence is MNDSSWGAPSQAGYWAPTDRGPVQGHAPAGPTYDAPEAQQTRPMPIVPDVPAHGGNQDDDRGAARQAGPLFRDETPSAHPYGEAPQKPEPMPDAPQPAPQKKSAGRDLGSAIGVGLALGAVIIASLFIVKAAFVGVIAVAVVVGLWELTSRLQERKGIKAPLVPLAVGGAAMVVAGYVRGPEGAWVAMALTALAVLVWRMTEPPENYLKDVTAGVFAAFYVPFLATFVALMLTADDGAQRVMVFLLLTVVSDTGAYAVGWRFGTHKLAPRISPGKTREGLLGAIAFAMVAGALLMEFVIDDGAWWQGLLLGLAVAASATLGDLGESMIKRDLGIKDMGTLLPGHGGIMDRLDSLLPTAPVVWLLLVLFVGSG
- the rpsB gene encoding 30S ribosomal protein S2, encoding MAVVTMRELLESGVHFGHQTRRWNPKMKRFIFTERNGIYIIDLLQSLSYIDRAYEFVKETVAHGGTVMFVGTKKQAQEAIAEQATRVGMPYVNQRWLGGMLTNFSTVYKRLQRLKELEQIDFEDVAASGLTKKELLVLSREKAKLEKTLGGIREMQKVPSAVWIVDTKKEHIAVGEARKLNIPVVAILDTNCDPDEVDYKIPGNDDAIRSVTLLTRVIADAVAEGLISRSRVATEGKGDKAAGEPLAAWERDLLEGEKKADEAPAAAEAPAAAEAPAEAPAEAAAEAPAAEAPAEAPAADAEQA
- the rlmN gene encoding 23S rRNA (adenine(2503)-C(2))-methyltransferase RlmN, whose amino-acid sequence is MPKPGELTFVAPRGAKKPPRHLADLSPVERKEAVAAIGEKPFRAKQLSQHYFARYAHDPEQWTDIPAGARTKLQEALLPELMTVVRHLSTDQETTRKTLWRLFDGTLVESVLMRYPDRVTMCISSQAGCGMNCPFCATGQAGLDRNLSTAEIVHQIVDGMRALRDGEIPGGPARLSNIVFMGMGEPLANYNRVVGAIRRLTDPEPDGLGLSQRGITVSTVGLVPAIHRFSDEGFKCRLAISLHAPDDELRDTLVPVNTRWKVREVLDAGWEYAAKSGRRLSIEYALIRDINDQAWRGDRLGRLLRGKPVHVNLIPLNPTPGSKWTASRPEDEKAFVEAIAAHGVPVTVRDTRGQEIDGACGQLAATER
- a CDS encoding M23 family metallopeptidase; its protein translation is MSHEMPHKTTHRPPRATPLRPTTARRRAAAWLSLLPCLTTALLVTAWAPAPRAAPGPRAAPGPPGPDERVPALARTWPVGLRPLVARLWEPPPTPYARGHRGVDLSAPAGSPVRAVAPGHVSFAGRVAGRGVVTITFSDTGDPPLRTTYEPVRTSVEKGDEVTAGTVLGTLEAAPSHCPTACLHWGLRRGDTYLDPLTLLPPRLLHRGPSRLLPVPQEPDGHALP
- the tsf gene encoding translation elongation factor Ts, producing MANYTAADVKKLRELTGAGMMDCKKALDEADGSVDKAVEALRIKGQKGVAKREGRSAENGAVVSLIADDNTSGVLVELKCETDFVAKGEKFQAAANAIAEHVAKTSPADLEALLASEIEAGKTVQAYVDEANANLGEKIVLDRFAQYADGFVFSYMHRTMPDLPPQIGVLVELDKADADVAKGIAQHIAAFAPKYLAKEDVPAEVVESERRVAEETTRAEGKPEAALPKIVEGRLNGFFKDATLLGQPYALDNKKSVQKVLDEAGVTLKRFTRIKVGI
- the pyrH gene encoding UMP kinase, whose translation is MTTKPEKSDASKAERGRFMLKLSGEAFSGGGGLGVDPDVVHAIAREIAAVVRDGAQIAVVIGGGNFFRGAELQQRGMDRARSDYMGMLGTVMNCLALQDFLEKEGIDSRVQTAITMGQVAEPYIPLRAVRHLEKGRVVIFGAGMGMPYFSTDTTAAQRALEIDAEALLMGKNGVDGVYDSDPKTNPDAVRFDSLGYGEVITRELKVADATAITLCRDNKLPILVFELLKEGNIARAVKGEKIGTLVGDQGSRA
- the frr gene encoding ribosome recycling factor, whose translation is MIEETLLEAEEKMEKAVVVAKDDFAAIRTGRAHPAMFNKIVADYYGALTPINQLASFSVPEPRMAVVTPFDKTALRNIEQAIRDSDLGVNPSNDGNIIRVVFPELTEERRRDYIKVAKSKAEDSKVSIRSVRRKAKDAIDKLVKDGEVGEDEGRRAEKELDDTTAKYVAQVDELLKHKEAELLEV